Proteins encoded in a region of the Bactrocera tryoni isolate S06 chromosome 4, CSIRO_BtryS06_freeze2, whole genome shotgun sequence genome:
- the LOC120775913 gene encoding uncharacterized protein LOC120775913 gives MSYEFLAGYHIPTIPQGIPTTTPVPFSNEGQLQTMESHNQYQNFNRYIPPGLQGINTTPLTPPKPLKRKYDVGPGSKDIVAETSTNGQLVIFYGRDVSYPEDLNKLLHPLHCTLCGVQMNSSKSAKDHYESKQHDRHITNWLKLNYTEKGLSAPTVKRFIKEGPSGADSFHCEVCDLKFGSLAHASQHFAGRKHKLVMGKISQPSGSGYYNAENKWVRTGTKFIPKTDNDNRFGIGELFKQPTDETTLNVVPTADTTTTQTSVPENIASNSVEKILVSTAETLNAKGLPLHCEICKINVTSEVQMAMHLKGIKHKKKLKTLSIDETLEQSPIVSSAHAVLVKSEDTILESLKQSNPSTDFSMYRTPSGSYYCECCNMSMCHLAALQQHLAGKKHMKKVIEVKDKAKTKTDSKL, from the coding sequence ATGAGTTACGAATTTTTGGCTGGTTATCATATCCCAACAATACCTCAAGGAATACCCACAACAACCCCAGTGCCATTTTCCAATGAGGGTCAACTGCAAACTATGGAGAGTCACAatcaatatcaaaattttaatagataTATTCCTCCAGGTTTACAAGGTATCAATACCACACCGTTGACGCCACCCAAGCCCCTTAAACGTAAATATGATGTGGGTCCTGGCAGCAAGGATATAGTGGCAGAAACATCAACAAATGGGCAGTTAGTCATATTTTACGGCCGGGATGTTAGTTATCCGGAAGATTTAAATAAACTGTTGCATCCGCTACATTGCACATTGTGTGGGGTACAAATGAATTCGTCAAAGAGCGCGAAAGATCATTACGAATCTAAACAACATGATCGTCATATAACAAATTGGTTAAAACTAAACTATACTGAAAAAGGACTATCTGCGCCGACGGTGAAACGATTTATTAAGGAGGGTCCAAGCGGAGCAGATAGTTTCCATTGTGAAGTGTGCGATTTGAAATTCGGTTCTTTGGCACATGCAAGTCAACATTTTGCGGGTCGCAAACATAAACTGGTGATGGGCAAAATTTCACAGCCATCGGGTTCTGGTTATTACAATGCTGAAAATAAATGGGTCCGAACTGGTACGAAATTTATACCAAAAACGGATAATGATAATCGTTTTGGTATCGGTGAACTATTTAAGCAACCAACCGATGAGACAACTCTCAACGTTGTACCCACAGCCGATACTACTACTACGCAAACATCTGTGCCAGAAAACATTGCGTCTAATTCGgtcgaaaaaattttagtttccaCCGCAGAAACACTCAACGCGAAAGGATTACCACTGCATTGCGagatatgtaaaataaatgttacGTCCGAGGTACAGATGGCAATGCATTTGAAAGGCATAAAACAcaagaaaaagttgaaaacttTAAGCATAGATGAGACGCTCGAACAAAGTCCAATTGTATCCAGTGCGCATGCTGTATTGGTTAAATCCGAAGATACTATACTGGAAAGCCTTAAACAAAGTAACCCAAGTACAGATTTCTCAATGTATCGCACACCAAGCGGCTCCTATTATTGTGAGTGCTGCAATATGTCCATGTGTCATCTAGCAGCGTTACAACAACATTTGGCCGGCAAAAAGCATATGAAAAAAGTAATCGAAGTTAAAGACAAGGCTAAAACCAAAACCGATTCAAAGCTATAG
- the LOC120775633 gene encoding small ubiquitin-related modifier 3 produces the protein MSDEKKGETEHINLKVLGQDNAVVQFKIKKHTPLRKLMNAYCDRAGLSMQVVRFRFDGQPINENDTPTSLEMEEGDTIEVYQQQTGGRN, from the exons ATGTCTGACGAAAAGAAG ggAGAAACAGAGCACATCAATCTGAAAGTGTTGGGACAAGACAATGCCGTCGTTCAGTTCAAAATAAAGAAGCATACACCTTTAAGAAAGCTTATGAATGCATATTGCGACAGAGCG GGCTTATCGATGCAAGTAGTACGGTTTCGCTTTGATGGTCAGCcaataaatgaaaatgataCACCAACATCATTGGAGATGGAGGAAGGCGACACCATTGAAGTATACCAACAACAAACGGGAGGccgaaattaa